In Rosa chinensis cultivar Old Blush chromosome 1, RchiOBHm-V2, whole genome shotgun sequence, a genomic segment contains:
- the LOC121049704 gene encoding uncharacterized protein LOC121049704, giving the protein MGGEVDKLAKEWGIQFVHSSPYYAQSNGQAEASNKIIITLLKKMLEANPRQWHETLYETLWAYRTSKRNPTATTPYALMFGHDAVLPLEVNVQSLRVQEKHHLIGEDYVQAMWQEHEDLSEKRLEALDNLVMEKQRVARAYDKRTRGRNYSEGELVWKAVLPLGEKLDGRGKWTPRWEGPYIIYKILGKGAFHLKDLDGDVHHNPINGRYLKKYFLNIWDADES; this is encoded by the coding sequence ATGGGTGGTGAAGTTGATAAACTGGCAAAGGAATGGGGAATACAGTTCGTCCATTCCAGTCCTTATTATGCTCAGTCTaacggtcaagcggaggccagcAATAAAATCATCATCACTTTGCTGAAGAAAATGTTGGAAGCTAATCCGCGACAATGGCATGAGACCCTTTATGAGACTCTTTGGGCCTACCGCACATCGAAGCGAAATCCCACCGCGACTACACCttatgctttgatgtttggcCATGACGCAGTCCTGCCTTTGGAAGTCAACGTCCAATCATTACGAGTCCAAGAGAAACATCATCTCATTGGAGAAGACTACGTTCAGGCTATGTGGCAggaacatgaagaccttagcGAAAAGCGCTTGGAGGCTTTAGATAATTTGGTCATGGAAAAGCAACGAGTCGCTCGAGCCTATGACAAGCGAACAAGGGGAAGGAATTACAGCGAAGGagagttggtttggaaagcagttcTCCCGCTTGGCGAAAAATTAGATGGTCGCGGCAAATGGACTCCAagatgggaaggcccgtacatcaTTTATAAAATCTTAGGGAAAGGagcttttcatctcaaggacCTGGATGGAGATGTCCATCATAACCCTATCAATGGGAGATACTTGAAGAAATACTTTCTCAATATCTGGGACGCGGATGAGTCGTAG
- the LOC112170312 gene encoding protein WUSCHEL: MEPQNRNPTEDGGSNKAAEISANMLRRESHTRWIPTTDHIRILKELFYNKGVRSPTIEQIQRICLQLKWYGKIEFKNVYFWFVNQRAREKKKKKSTSDVHVPMQRSGLVGDDNVTNWKHEDQYINFGSSAPASASSASVMIAFNGQIGNYGGYGSMNMENSARDCSISVGGRTSSTFFDMNVEQTFMEQRGEDRQEIETLSLFPVHGEDIFGNMKTTSDGGGGHGGGSYISLELSLSCEGKAGKSFWSR, from the coding sequence atggaaccacaaaaccgGAATCCAACCGAGGATGGTGGAAGTAACAAAGCAGCCGAGATTAGTGCTAACATGCTTCGCAGGGAGAGCCATACTAGGTGGATTCCCACTACAGATCatataagaatcctcaaggagctttTCTACAATAAGGGAGTTAGGTCCCCAACTATAGAGCAGATTCAGAGGATCTGTCTCCAGCTGAAATGGTACGGCAAGATCGAGTTCAAGAACGTCTATTTTTGGTTCGTGAACCAAAGGGCtcgggagaagaagaagaagaagtccaCTTCGGATGTTCATGTTCCCATGCAAAGATCAGGGCTTGTTGGTGATGACAATGTTACCAATTGGAAACATGAGGATCAGTATATTAACTTTGGATCTTCTGCacctgcttctgcttcttccgCTAGTGTGATGATTGCTTTTAACGGGCAGATAGGGAACTATGGCGGTTATGGATCTATGAACATGGAGAATAGTGCTAGGGATTGTTCAATCTCAGTTGGAGGGAGAACTAGTTCTACTTTCTTTGACATGAATGTAGAACAAACTTTCATGGAACAAAGAGGAGAAGATcgccaggagattgaaaccctttcACTGTTTCCtgtgcatggtgaggacatctttggtaacatgaagactacttccgatggAGGTGGCGGTCACGGTGGTGGCTcttacatttcccttgagctcagcctttccTGTGAGGGCAAAGCTGGAAAAAGTTTCTGGAGCCGCTGA